The Flavobacterium johnsoniae UW101 genomic interval TTACCATAACAAAAATTTTATCAGTAAAAATTTTGTTATGCCCTTTAAAACCTAACATTATAATTTATTTTTATAAACAATAAAAATTATTAATTTGATTAATAACAACCTTCATTATACCTTTGTCTCATCAAAATCAAAGAAATGATTTGATCATCTTAAAAAATAACTTTAAAAAATAGAAATCATGAAATTTACAAGAAGAGCAAACGCAAACTGGAAAGGTACTGGAATGGAAGGAAAAGGAACCATTAGTACTCAAAGCACAACTTTAGATAATGCACAATTATCTTTTAAAACCCGTTTCGAACAAGGTGTTGGAACAAACCCTGAAGAATTAATCGCAGCGGCACATTCTGGATGTTTTACAATGCAGTTAAGCTTTTTATTATCTGAAGCCGGATTTGTACCAGAAGATTTAGACACAACGGCTAAAGTAACTTTTGAAGATGGAACCATTACTTTAATTCAACTAGAATTAACTGGAAAAGTTCCCGGAATCTCTGAAGAAGATTTTCAAAAAACAGCTCAAAAAGCAAAAGAAATTTGTCCAATTTCGAAATTATTGAACACTGAAATTACTTTGGCGGTAACGTTGAACTAATTTCAAATAAAACAACACAACAATCTAAAATCTAAAATCAACAATCTAAAATTTTAAAAATGAAAACAATTAAAAGCTATTTAGCATTCGCAGCAATAATTTTTAGTCTGGTATTTACAACAGCAAATGTAAACGCGCAGACTGCTCCACAAATTAAAAACGTAGTATTGGTACACGGTGCTTTCGCAGACGGTTCAGGATGGAAAGGTTTGTACCAGATTTTAACTAAAAAAGGATATAATGTAACGATCGTTCAAAATCCGTTAAGTTCTTTAGAAGATGATGTTAAAGCAACAAATTTAGCTCTTGACAAACAAGACGGACCAACAATTTTAGTTGGTCATTCATGGGGCGGTACTGTAATTACTGAAGCAGGAAATCACCCAAAAGTGGCGGCTTTAGTTTATGTAGCGGCTTTACAGCCTGATAATGGCGAAAACTCAATTCAATGGTTACAAACAGCGCCTCCAGCTCCTGAAAATGGTGTACTGCCTCCAGATGATAAAGGAATTGCTTATTATGACAAAGCTAAATTTCACGCTGGTTTTGCAGGTGATTTAAGCAAAGAAGATGCTGATTTTATGTTTGCTTCGCAGGGTGCTTTTCATGCAAACGGTTTTGGAACACCAATTACTAAAGCAGCATGGAGAACTAAACCTTCTTACGGAATCGTAGCTACTGAAGATAAAAGTATTGTTCCGAGTATTCAGTTTGCAATGTACAAACGTTCTAATACCAAAATCACTGAAATAAAAGGAAGCCACGTGGTTTTTATTTCTCAGCCGGCAAAAGTTGCTGATGTGATTATTACTGCATCTAAAAAACAGTAATTACTTTGAGCTGAATGTTTAAAAACATAAAAACATAGCTTTTTACACTTAAAAAGGCGTTTCACTTGTATAAATGCACATAGCTATGTGTGCTAAAACAAGTGAAACGCCTTTACATACAAAGAAAAGCTATGTTCCTATGTGTTTAAAAAACTTGATAATTGTAATAGATATTTAAGAAACTTTACTAATCGCTTTTACAAAATACGGCGAATCGTTCCAGCGGATTTTCCTGTAGGCAAAATCTTTTTTGAGTGATTCAGGAAGACAGTTCCAGATGGCTTCGTTCATTTTTTCGAGTAAGAGTTTCTTCGAAAAAGAATCTGAAACTACTAAACTTATTTCTCTTACCGGAATAGGTTCTTTAAAAGGTTTAAAAAGCTCCGATTTTGCTTCGTTTAAAATAGAAAGCTGCGGTATAATTGCAAATCCTAAATGCGCGCGAACGAGATTTTTTAGGGTTTCTATTGAATTGATATCATACGTAAATTGTTCTTTAATTTTATCTGATGATTTTAATCCGCAGATATCCAGAAGCTGTGCATTGTAACAATATTCATGATGCAGCAGCAGCAGTTCGGTTTTGTCTCCCGGCTGAAGTTCATAAAAATCTTCTTTTGCCATTGGGTGCGATTCATTCAAATAAGCTACAAAAGGCTCTTTAAAAATAACATGTTCGATCAAATTGGGATTTCCTGTTGGTGTCGCCATAATAGCTGCATCAATCGCACCTATTTCTAAATCTCTCATTAAATGTCCCGTATATCCTTCCTTAATGATGAAATGTACTTTTGGCGCAGCTTCTTTCATTGCTTTAATAAACAACGGAATCAGGTACGGAGATAAAGTCGAAATAATACCCAGTTTTAATTCTCCTTCGAGAAGATTTTTTTCGTTGACCACAAAATCCCTGATTTCATCAGCTTCACGAAGAATTTTTCGTGCTTTATTGATAATTTCTGTACCAAGAATTGTAGGCGTTAAAGGCACTTTGTTTCGGTCGAAAATCTTGATTCCTATTTCTTCTTCAAGATTTTTTAACTGAATTGTTAATCCTGGCTGTGTAACCATACAGACTTCGGCTGCTCTTGCAAAATGGCGCTCTTCATCTAAAGCTACAATATATTTTAACTGTTGAATGGTCATTGTTTCTAAGTTTCTAAGATGCTGAGATGCTAAGGTACTAAGATTTTTTACTTTTTTATTGGAGAATAAACTTTGCCAAAGTTCAAAAAATTTGACAAAGTTGGTTCGAATGTAAATATTTGTAAAACTTTAACATTATTCTCAAATCTGTGTTATAGCTTTTATCGTACATATATGAAATGAAGTTTGGGAATGGAGTAAATTCAAATGGAGTAGTTTTTGGAGCATGTTGGGTTTATCATTCCTAAATTATCATTATCAAATCAAATAACTTCAACAAAAAAGCGATCCTAATAGATCGCTTTTATTTTTTATAAATCAAAGTCCGACTTTGCCTTCTGCCCAATAGGGCTGGGTGTGAATATTTTTATTTGAAACACCTTTTTCCCGCAGTGCTTTTCGAAAGGCCTGAATTGATTTTGCATTTCCCATTAAATAGAAACAGCCTTTTTTCCATAATTCCCAGATTTCGGTATCCAGATTATGAAGTGATTTTATTGCCCATTCTGCTTTATTGACTGATTTTGGAACAATATCTACAATAAGCCCAAGCTTTTTAGGAATATCTGCTGAAACTTCGTCTAATTCCAGAATCCCTAAATAGTTATTTTCGGTTCGGTTAATTTCGTCTTTCATACTCTTAAAAACGCTGATACAGGTTTCATCTCCAAAAAAGAAATGGTATTGGGCTTCATTATTAAAAATCTTAAA includes:
- a CDS encoding OsmC family protein, translating into MKFTRRANANWKGTGMEGKGTISTQSTTLDNAQLSFKTRFEQGVGTNPEELIAAAHSGCFTMQLSFLLSEAGFVPEDLDTTAKVTFEDGTITLIQLELTGKVPGISEEDFQKTAQKAKEICPISKLLNTEITLAVTLN
- a CDS encoding alpha/beta hydrolase, whose protein sequence is MKTIKSYLAFAAIIFSLVFTTANVNAQTAPQIKNVVLVHGAFADGSGWKGLYQILTKKGYNVTIVQNPLSSLEDDVKATNLALDKQDGPTILVGHSWGGTVITEAGNHPKVAALVYVAALQPDNGENSIQWLQTAPPAPENGVLPPDDKGIAYYDKAKFHAGFAGDLSKEDADFMFASQGAFHANGFGTPITKAAWRTKPSYGIVATEDKSIVPSIQFAMYKRSNTKITEIKGSHVVFISQPAKVADVIITASKKQ
- a CDS encoding hydrogen peroxide-inducible genes activator; translation: MTIQQLKYIVALDEERHFARAAEVCMVTQPGLTIQLKNLEEEIGIKIFDRNKVPLTPTILGTEIINKARKILREADEIRDFVVNEKNLLEGELKLGIISTLSPYLIPLFIKAMKEAAPKVHFIIKEGYTGHLMRDLEIGAIDAAIMATPTGNPNLIEHVIFKEPFVAYLNESHPMAKEDFYELQPGDKTELLLLHHEYCYNAQLLDICGLKSSDKIKEQFTYDINSIETLKNLVRAHLGFAIIPQLSILNEAKSELFKPFKEPIPVREISLVVSDSFSKKLLLEKMNEAIWNCLPESLKKDFAYRKIRWNDSPYFVKAISKVS
- a CDS encoding siderophore-interacting protein, with the protein product MSSMPKIIGDFIEMTFTNKICKVNVTTIETPSPNIKIINFKGNFPHIKFKLGQAVVIRIDDTNYRNYTPSKWDSENGTFEIIFHIHHNGPGSAFINNLKPSDQITVGMPRGFKIFNNEAQYHFFFGDETCISVFKSMKDEINRTENNYLGILELDEVSADIPKKLGLIVDIVPKSVNKAEWAIKSLHNLDTEIWELWKKGCFYLMGNAKSIQAFRKALREKGVSNKNIHTQPYWAEGKVGL